GCGCTGGTTGCGTCGTTTCGACTGCCGAGGGCCACCACCGTGCCACCGTTGATCTTAATATCCATATCGGCATCGATTCCACCGTCACCGCTCCTGCCGTTGGCCAGTGAAACTAGAGTGCCTCCGTTGATAATCAGGTAACCGTTAGAATCGATCCCGTCACCCTCGCTACCATTACCGGCGTCGATATATAGATAGCCGCCGTTGATGGTTATGACGCTTACACCATCTTCGTTGGCGTTGATTCTGTCGTCCTGCGAGTTGATTCTGATAGCGCCACCTTCGATCGTCAGGTGCATTTCGCTGCACAGTCCCTCGTTGTCGGCCTTGATGGAAAGCGTTCCGGTTCCCGACTCTTCTCCCCTGATAATTATCGATCTCTTACTTCACGCGACAGACCGGAACTACCGGCAAGAACAAGTGCTCCCGTAACAATCAGAGACAGTAAAACAACCAGTGATCTTTTCCTCAAATAAATCGCCTTCCTCCGTTTTAAGTTCAGTTAGTTGAAACGAAGGAATTCTAGATCATCATTTTCGATGAAATATAGAGAGAATGTGTGACATTGTGGGAAAACTCGGCGTCGGAACGTAGGTTAGAGGTGTTCCCCATGGACGGCTTTTTCTAAGGAAAGACCGCGATGCCGGATCAGGTCCGGCATAACGGGAGGGGAGAGCCTGCCCTGATGAGCCTGCCCTGAAATGTTCCTATTCAGGGTCATTCAGCAATGCTCATCCTCATGTCATCCCGTAATGATTCTATACTGTCATCCCGGACCCCGATCCGGGATCCCCTCCTTAGAACAAAGAGCAGATTCTGAGTCAAGCTCAGAATGACGGGAATGAGGAAAGACCGCGAAAATGGGGACTGACGGGCTCCTGACGTCTGTCCCGTTTTTCGTGAAGACCGGGATCCTGGCTGGGAGCACGCCAGGATGACGGGAGGGGAGAGCCTGCCCTGAAATGCTCCTATTCAGGGTCATCCCGTAATGCTCCTATACGGGATCTCGCTCTTGCTCTTTCAAAGGAGCGGAGATGCCGGATCAGGTCCGGCATGACGAAAAGGAGCAAAGACCGCGAAAAACCGCGTTTTTCGCGTTCTAGACCCTAGACCCGAAACCCGAGACCCGCTGCTCGTGTCTCGCCCTCTCTCCTCTTCTCGTTCCGGCTCTTTTCGATCTTAAAGCCCGGTCTTGTACGCCCCGACTTTTCTGCGGAGCTCTTCCAGCTCTTTCTGGTGCGAGAAGAGTGCACATGGACCATCGCCGTTTTCCAGCATGTCTTCGCTCTTTCGAATCTCGACGAAGAGAGGGCTCGAAAGGCCTTCTTTGAGAGACACCTTCTTCATGTTGTGAGTCGCTATATCCGAAACTGGACACGGCGTCAGATCGCCGTAGGGATTGACATGTATGAAACCTTTTCCAGACGATACACAACCTCCGAACAGTTCTTCGTCACCCGGAGAGTGGATTATGAAAAGAGACTTATTGGCTTTATAATATAGAATCTTCTCCCTGAAGCTTTTTCTTTCCTCGCTCTTCAATACGGTGTAGCTCTCTTCACCGCTGGTTATGTTCAAATCCCCCATGGGACTCCGCGAAACGGACGTCGAACCTCCCTCGTCGGTCGGTATATACTCGGTGAAGAATGCCAATTTAGCGCCGCGGTCTATGAAGTAATCAAGATTTTCGTCTTCCATCCAGAAATGGTGATTCTTTCTTGTTATAGTAACCGATATTCCTCCTACGATTCCGTTTCTGTGAAGTCTTTCCATGGTATCGACGGCGCTTTCGAAGACTCCTTCGCCCCTTCTATCGTCGGTCAATTCTCTTCCTCCCTCGACGCTGACGACCACGACCGTGTTTGTCGTTTTCTTGAGTTTCTGGAGTTCGGTCTCCCCGATAGCCGTGCCGTTGGTGAAGATAACGAAGATCCTGTCCCTGTTATTGAGGCAGATATCTATCAGGCCCGGTAACATGAAAGGCTCTCCACCGGCGATGAGAAAAGTGTACACTCCCAGTCCTCTTCCCTGATCGATAACGCTCTGCCAGTCTTGAACAGTCATGACAGATCTGCCCGTAGCCGATTTTCCCGAGTTGCCCAGTGTGTGGGCGAAGCAACCGTCGCAGCTGAGATTGCAGCGGTTGGTGATGCTGAGAATCATTATCGGCGGAATCATCACATCTTCTTCCGTCATTAGAGAGGCGCGAATCTCTTCGGCTTCGTTAAAAGCCTTAAGGAGTTTCGGTGCTCCTCTCAGATATCTGGGATTTTTCACGACCCATGGAAGGAATACTTTCGAAAGTCTAGGGTTGACGCTCGCAAAAGCCGCTCCGATCTTTTCCGGTAAAAAACTCATATTCAATTAGATCCCCCCCAACGAAATGAAGTTTATTCCCGGAATATGATTATTTTGTTACTTAATAATTTATTTTACTTGAAATCGGTTTATCGATCAGTGTTTTTTCTAACTGCGGGGCGAGTAGATACGACTTGTCTATTGCTAATGATCGGCGGCTGGACGGAGTAGCATGAATCTGTAAGAGCCGTAAAAATCCTTTTCGAAAGAGTATTCGTAGCCTTTCAAAGAAGCTGCAAGGTCGGACAATCCCTCCACGCTGTATTCAGCGATCTCCAGATAGACTCGCTTTCCTTCAGGGAGAAGCTCGAAGAAATCGCGATAAAAATCAAGTCCGTCGCTGCCACCATCGAGTGCCAGGATGGGTTCGTATCCTGCCACTTGCCTGTCGAGCGATTTCAGCATGAAAGTCTTTATGTAAGGCGGATTGGAGATTATTACCTCGATCTCTTCCAGGGAATTTTCCAGGGCGGCCAAGTTATTCCCGTGGTAGAAGCTTATGTTGTTCAGACCGTTTCCGGCGGCGTTCTCCATTGCAACTTCCAGCGCAGCCAGAGACAAATCGCTGGCCAGAACGTGAGAATGAGAAAGATGACTGGCTAGTGCGCAGGCTATGGCGCCGCTTCCGGTGGCCACGTCGGCGAATACGGTCGAACCTCTCTCTCTATCGATAACCATTTGCGCCAGTTCCTCAGTCTCCGGTCTGGGTATGAGAACCGAAGTGTTCACCTTCAACCGAACACCGAGAAAATTCCTCCGACCAATTACATAGTCCAAAGGCTCACCGTCGATCAACCTTTCAATCGCACAGTCCATGGAAAGACACAATCGGACGGGAATTTCCGTCGTTCCGACGATAATTTCGCTGTCGCTTAAAGAGAGTAGCTCTCTGAAAAGAAGACGAACGATAAAGCGGGAACCGTCAATCCCCGCTCTATCGAGTCTCTCTATGCTGTTTTTCAGAAGTTCTTTCGCTTTCAAAGTCCCAGAATCTTCCTCACATCATCGCTGGCCATCTCGGGGGTCCAGGGCGGATCGAAAGTCAGTTCCATCTTCACGTCCTTTATCCCTTCGATCTCGCTGACCTTTCTTCTGGCGTCTTCAAGCATGAGACCGGCCAGAGGGCACATCGGTGTGGTCATGGTCATCTTAATCCTCACGTCGCTGTCTTCTACTTCCACTGCATATATTAGACCGAGTGAGACGATGTCGAAACCTATTTCAAGGTCGTACACCTGGCTCAGGGCTTCCATCACTTTTTCTTTAGTGATACTCAAGGCTGTTCTCCTCCAATGTTATCGTAATATCTCGTGATAGTCGAATTCTGCTTGAACGGCTCGAACTCTTCCGCCCTCCAGCTCTTCCAGAGAAGATCTTTCTTCTCGTTGATCAGGGTCTCTTCTATTTCCCCGCGCATCTCGTCCAAACTCTTGGTGCCGGCCGGTGTATAGGAGACCAGATAGATCACTGCGTACCTGTTGTCCATCGTCACGACGGAAGGAAGCAACTCGCCCCTGGTGGTTTTGAAGAGCGATCTCACCAGCTCCGGATTGACGCTTTCGATCTCCTGCCTCGTATAGCTTTTGTTTTGAACGTCGGGGAAAGTGTCGAGTACCGCGGCCGGGTTCGAGTCTCTGGAAGCCGCTTTCCATACGGAGTAAGCTTCCGAGAAGGAGTCGAACAGGAGGAGTTTCACAGTAACCTTCTCTTCCGCCACCGCGTATCTGGAAGAATTGGCCTGGTAGTACTGGAGTACTTCATCTTCGCTCACCGTTGCACTGTCTGTAACGGCTAGATAAAGAGTGTTCAGGGCTTCCCTGTAGGCCAGATCTCTTACAACCTTAGATTCGTAAGACGCAAGACCGTCTATGTAGCCCTTGAGTATATAAAAAAGATCGGCATCGGATTTGGCTATATTCAGCTCGGTTAGCGTATCCATGATGGATTTGTTGACCGTTTCCCTTATCGCTTGAATGTCTATCTCAATTCCAACCTCCCGAGCATATTGCATCACCAGTGTCTCTTCTATTAGAGCCTCTAGAGAGCGCTTTTCGTACTCGGCCAGCAAGTTTTGCCCGACTTCGGTATTGATAAGAATATCGGAAAAGACCGGGTCAACCTCTTCTATACGCTTCGAGATCTCCGTATAACTCGGCAGAACCTTTGAAAGAAAGGTATCCATATAAATGATTTCACCATTCACCGTGGCCGCCACGGTATCGTTTGAAGCATTCTCGGTCTGAGCAATAACGGGGATAACAGTAGAAAGTATAAACAGGACAGCGATAAGCAGCCTCTTCAATTTGTACCCTCCTTCGCTTTTTCCCACAGATGATTCAGCTCATCTATGGTCATGCCTTCTAATTCTAAACCGTACTTCTCAATATGACTCTCCATCTCGTTGAAACGGTTCACGAATTTTTCGGTTGATTTTCTCAAGGCCGATTCGGGATCCACCTCGAGAAATCGGGAGAGATTAACTACCGTGAAGAGCAGATCTCCTATCTCTTCTTCGATCTTTTTCCTGTCACCAGATTTCACGGCTTGATCGAGTTCCTCTATCTCTTCGTCGAGCTTTTTACGTGGGCCGTCTATCCTGGTCCAGTCGAATCCCACGGCCG
This portion of the Mesotoga infera genome encodes:
- a CDS encoding N5-glutamine methyltransferase family protein → MKAKELLKNSIERLDRAGIDGSRFIVRLLFRELLSLSDSEIIVGTTEIPVRLCLSMDCAIERLIDGEPLDYVIGRRNFLGVRLKVNTSVLIPRPETEELAQMVIDRERGSTVFADVATGSGAIACALASHLSHSHVLASDLSLAALEVAMENAAGNGLNNISFYHGNNLAALENSLEEIEVIISNPPYIKTFMLKSLDRQVAGYEPILALDGGSDGLDFYRDFFELLPEGKRVYLEIAEYSVEGLSDLAASLKGYEYSFEKDFYGSYRFMLLRPAADH
- a CDS encoding metal-sulfur cluster assembly factor, translated to MSITKEKVMEALSQVYDLEIGFDIVSLGLIYAVEVEDSDVRIKMTMTTPMCPLAGLMLEDARRKVSEIEGIKDVKMELTFDPPWTPEMASDDVRKILGL
- a CDS encoding radical SAM/SPASM domain-containing protein produces the protein MSFLPEKIGAAFASVNPRLSKVFLPWVVKNPRYLRGAPKLLKAFNEAEEIRASLMTEEDVMIPPIMILSITNRCNLSCDGCFAHTLGNSGKSATGRSVMTVQDWQSVIDQGRGLGVYTFLIAGGEPFMLPGLIDICLNNRDRIFVIFTNGTAIGETELQKLKKTTNTVVVVSVEGGRELTDDRRGEGVFESAVDTMERLHRNGIVGGISVTITRKNHHFWMEDENLDYFIDRGAKLAFFTEYIPTDEGGSTSVSRSPMGDLNITSGEESYTVLKSEERKSFREKILYYKANKSLFIIHSPGDEELFGGCVSSGKGFIHVNPYGDLTPCPVSDIATHNMKKVSLKEGLSSPLFVEIRKSEDMLENGDGPCALFSHQKELEELRRKVGAYKTGL
- a CDS encoding peptidylprolyl isomerase, which produces MKRLLIAVLFILSTVIPVIAQTENASNDTVAATVNGEIIYMDTFLSKVLPSYTEISKRIEEVDPVFSDILINTEVGQNLLAEYEKRSLEALIEETLVMQYAREVGIEIDIQAIRETVNKSIMDTLTELNIAKSDADLFYILKGYIDGLASYESKVVRDLAYREALNTLYLAVTDSATVSEDEVLQYYQANSSRYAVAEEKVTVKLLLFDSFSEAYSVWKAASRDSNPAAVLDTFPDVQNKSYTRQEIESVNPELVRSLFKTTRGELLPSVVTMDNRYAVIYLVSYTPAGTKSLDEMRGEIEETLINEKKDLLWKSWRAEEFEPFKQNSTITRYYDNIGGEQP